The Macadamia integrifolia cultivar HAES 741 chromosome 3, SCU_Mint_v3, whole genome shotgun sequence genome segment CTCTGGGATGGAAGAGTCTGGTGCCAAGGTAAGTGTAATTACACTCCATCCCCTTGATGTCTAGGATATTACAGCTTGCATTCTTACAATTTGAGCTAACATTGAGCTAATGCAATTCCACTTTTGTTGAAATTAACAGTTTGGCCAGACATGTCCGAAAAAATATCAAGAATATAGAGATATCCTCTACATAGGCTCAACAGAAGATAAAAGTATCATATGCAAAAAGTAGATATGAAATTTCTGGAGATCTACGAGCCACCTTAATGCCTTTAAACATATTCAGGGTTCTATAAGCATTAAGCAGGCGGGAAAGACATTTTATAGCCATTATGAAGAGGAAAGGAATTAGGGGACAGCCTTGTCTGATACCCCTTGAGTTCAAAGAATTCAAAAGCAGAACCCCTTAATTTAATGGAGAAAGATGAGGAGCCGATGAGGTAGCTTATCATGTCTCCCCATTTTTCTCCAAACCCTAGAAAGTCAAAGAATCTCTCAAGAACCCCCATTCCATTTTATAATAAGCTTTGGCCATGTCAAGTTTAATGGCCACATAACCAGTCTTACCTTTAGTGCATctcaaaaaatggaaaagttcCTAGGCAATGGTGGTATTATCAAAGATCTGTCTACCCAGGACAAAAGCAGATTTAAACGGAGAGAGAATTTAATGAAGGACACATTTGAGCCTGTAAGTCTAGAGTTTGGTGATGATTTTGTGTGATACATTGCATAAGCTTATATGTCTGAAGTCCTCAACCAAGGTATCCTTGTATTTCTTAGGAACAAGATAGAGAAGTGTATGGTTGACATCAAAAGGTCAGTAGTCATCTTGGAAGAATTTGGTAACAAAGGTGCATAGTTCTGGATAAATTAAATCCCAAAATTTATGGAACAAATCAGCTTGGAACCCATCTATCCCAAGGCTTTGTAAGCACCAATGGAAAAAACAACTTTCTGAATTTCTTCAAAAGAAGGAATTAATGAAGTAAGTTAACATCAGAGTCATCCAAAGAGGGGGAAACATACATTTAATGAAAGTGGGGTCAAGAGGATTAGAAGGGGTGAAGATATTAGAAAGGAAATTTGCAAATTCTTTGGCCATATCAGTTGGGTTAGTGATAGATTCAATACATCCCTTTCGACAATTAAGTTATCTTAGATATGTATATGTCCTAGTGAAATTTTTTACAAGGGACTAAAAGTTTAGCATGCATGAAAAGTACCACGAATATAGAGTCACAATATGACAAATTCTTAATTAGTCTCATTTGATATTCAACTATTTCTAATATGTCTTCAACACTGATTTGTCAATAAAAGTATGTCTAAttgctgaattttttttattcatgctagAGGTTCCATTGATTGAATGTGATATAATTTAAATAATGAAAAGTGATATAGCATAAAAAAGAAGGTTAGATTTACCATATGTAGTCAAAAAACATAATAGCATACAGATTTatattcaagaaaaagaaaaatatttcttgtATGACTAACGGTGTCCTTAACACCAAAATATTTGGGTCATGTAGGGAAATTGTTGTCAGAATATTGAGAGAGAAAACCTAAGTGTCATCTTTGTGTAGGAAAACTTTTAATTTATCACCTGCATGGAATTTTCATAGACCTGTAACAGAAATTGTTAGAAAATTGGTGGGCTGAGTCGTGTCACTTAACACTGTCCTTAGGACTATAGATGCCCACTATAGTGCAACCGGAAATATTGCAAATCGGCCTCTAAGATAAAACAGTCCAATGGCTCCCCCAGTAATCGTGCACTCGACTATTGGACCCCTTCGAATGCTACAGGGTTGTGCTAAGAGTTCCACTGGGGCAGCAAAGGTATGATAGCTACTCCTTGACACCCAtggaagaaaatgagaaaatattggaaaagaaaaatcctctcctttgaaagaatgagagatgaTTTTGCTCTGGAATTGTAGGTTGTTGGAAAAGTTCTTCCAGGACTCAATGGCAAACTCACTGGGATGGCTTTCCGTGTCCCAACCTCAAATGTTTCGGTTGTGGACTTAACTTGTCGACTTGAGAAAACTGCTTCATATGAGGATGTGAAAGCAACGATAAAGTATGTTTACCTTACCCACTCACATTTCTCTGAATGTAGAAAATTTTGTCTGTTTGTGtttgtttctaaaaatttcCACTGTCCTTGACTGCTTtgttcctttctctctttttggctAATGTCTAGTCCCcccatctgatttttttttcctgcaccTTCACAACTGACATCAAATCTAACCGCAGGCAGGCATCGGAGGGACCATTGAAAGGCATTCTTGGATATACAGATGAAGATGTTGTTTCTAATGATTTCGTTGGTGACTGTAGGTACGATAATCTATCTGCAATGATCGCAACCTAGGCATTTACAGTTCTTATTATGACAGCAATAACAATACTACTATGAGTCCACTTTGGGTGAATAAGAAGTTCCTCTCTAG includes the following:
- the LOC122074791 gene encoding glyceraldehyde-3-phosphate dehydrogenase GAPCP1, chloroplastic-like, producing the protein MAFRVPTSNVSVVDLTCRLEKTASYEDVKATIKQASEGPLKGILGYTDEDVVSNDFVGDCRSSIFDAKAGIGLSSSFMKLVSWYDNEWGYSNRVLDLIEHMALVAAQN